A region of Plutella xylostella chromosome 29, ilPluXylo3.1, whole genome shotgun sequence DNA encodes the following proteins:
- the LOC105382264 gene encoding mucin-19 isoform X11, whose translation MWCLHFVAVLAAFGLLAPAYSNVIVRDDGNQFQDEGYNQRNENNGQQQYVNRPRYSQQQGVVIQRSTGGRSGSSWNSGLPPHLVEFMKNRLYSSQIRRTQRLQNNQATQQQQVVVPQNQVQYSSAQASAQSSAQSGTVSTTNAQAQAYAAQQAEEAAENKSLEEAEELLLEAEAQEERARQIEQQARQALQAAEIAEAEANQRLIEAERKEQLALARIHHPRGHLAPQTVTATSTAEATAVTQTTSGAPVPVPAAPVVPVVPAAPAVPLAPVPAPAAIVAAPAPVDYVGSPVYFNSAPDAYNAAPVSEYSEVPQGPVATTSYISEASVAPVAPLAPAPVDQQYASATSSSVAQTSQGPALAPTSAGVAQATASAASAVTVATQQEQQANAAFAQARAVVQQAYNNYAQAQVALQQAQTQAIAAAQAAQGPNGNAAAAFAAAQAAQVAQSQFNDAAVQLQQAEEAYAQAQAAQQQAAQSAAAALAAQQQAQALAASEAAAEQAAANAAAAASAQAVANNNAAQAQAAATATAAAATNAANAVTAANAANEQANANAAAAASAVAAQQQNLSQAQAAVVASTQQAQAIATAAAASQAQQQAAVAAAQQAVSTAAAGVNAAGTQLNQANAGLSAALAQVRQAQAALQQAQQAAQQANADAAAAAATNSQAAALAADQAAQNAAYGVYVAQNQLQQAEQAYQAALAAQQQATAVAQAAQSAQQQAASQAAAAQSAATAQAQQVALAQAAAEVAQEQATAQAASAAAANQQAVANAQAAASAQIQAANAQAEASAQAVAAANQAATTQAAVNAANAANAADAAAAAQAAAAAQAANIQATTNAQAAAIAQAAIDAANAANAANAANAANAANAANAANAANAANAASAANAANAANAANAASAANAASAANAANAANAANAINAANAQTAANAQAANAQAAATAEANAEAAALASATSAFPGLLQFLQSLGYGPASAPGSLVLPSLPAAPVVAPTSSAATSISSATAPGYPGAPVSASTTSKSTSLTSAPAGPGAPAAPGAPAAPGAPVTTSTATTSTSTTSVAPVAGVAPVAGVAPGAGVAPVAGVAPVAGVAPVAGVAPGAGVAPGAGVAPVAGVAPGAGVAPGAGVAPVAGVAPGGSSAAVAASSAAIAAAIAQENNAAQVLAQAEANEQQAQAVYQAAITALHQAQAAAQAAFAATQQPNGTADITALNAALQAIQTANNNVNNASVQLHQAHQALAQARVVQRQAQTAVMNAVSLQKQAEHKAAASQAAAAAAATAASQQAAATATAQAQAAQAQAQAAAQANAAAQAEQIAQADAQATAATLAAEQNAAAAATANTSASAGGLQGFLDYLQSLGFGGSAGANAAAGTATSQGTAGAPGSLGGLYGTQGAPGTVLGANGLGGVNGLGGVNGLGGVGGPNGLGGVGGTNGLGGVGAANGLGGLGNVNGLGGSGGLAGLNGLGGVSGVNGLGSLLGLNGLGGVGGANGLTGVVGANGLGGLGGINAALGLTGGVNGALENIGGLNAGGELSALAGLNLGGVGLDGLSGIAGLDGLTDLVGLGGANDLSGLGNQGGVNGLAGLLGLSANGANGGALTIGALGGAAGGQNVPVPTQTVASQSTAGSTVVSQGPGAVVPATTGAAPLVNDTPAQGGLSGLLAYLSSLGLPIPASLTAAINTSGVAPLPLTPAPVAQGVTPGVTPVPVAPGATPVPVSPAVLPVPGIGPTFLNPGVAPAPPAPGALPVPGTGQTFVNPGALPAPVAPGVVPAPLAPVGAPLPLTQGVAPAPVAPGLTPAPVAPVTSTSATSASTVTSAGPTGISAATAAAAAQVRQAVAAERIAAAQVASAQAVVRQAAAACSAAVVAAQAATTAAALEAAQTGYITAVDQYHQAQTNLAQAQATLRQAAAAVTAAVTSQLQASAQASSVAQAAANGAAAATAIQTDAGIQSSVQQLEANASAQAQASAQQAAAAATAEAAAETAFEQATAAAAAQAAAQNAANQAAANAAAQAATTAAGQAAVAQAQSTASGLSAGGAYPGVSGAYTGAPGTYGTTQGAYPGAAGALAGANAYTSSVPSAFPGAAVPGAPALAPGAVGNDYPSILPSFDEYFNGGAASLYPGAGYPGTAGIGGAGYPGYSLYPGSAYPGANTAAGSASSAATTTGAGYPGAPGTATSAATTATTVGAPGAPAGSPGFAYPGAPGTTASTATAASAAATSGAPAGYPGAPAGYPGAPATAASAATATTTSGAGYTGPAYPGASTAAAGSTATTSAGYPGAGSAYASANSSAASQTTSGVPQVSYGLSESPEQCTLVIIKTCNTVTNADGTQNTQCTTRTEPIGA comes from the exons ATGTGGTGTCTTCATTTCGTCGCCGTTCTGGCGGCATTTGGACTTCTGGCTCCAGCTT aTTCTAATGTTATAGTTAGGGACGATGGAAACCAATTCCAGGATGAAg gaTACAACCAAAGGAATGAAAACAATGGTCAACAACAATATGTCAATA GACCACGATACAGCCAGCAACAAGgag TAGTTATTCAAAGGAGTACAGGTGGAAGATCAG GATCTTCCTGGAACAGCGGACTGCCACCTCATCTTgttgaatttatgaaaaatcgTCTATACAgtt CTCAAATTCGTCGTACTCAAAGACTTCAGAATAATCAAGCAACCCAGCAACAGCAAGTCGTAGTCCCCCAAAACCAAGTGCAGTACAGCTCTGCTCAAGCCAGTGCGCAATCAAGTGCGCAAAGTGGGACAGTTAGCACTACCAATGCTCAAGCTCAAGCTTACGCTGCCCAACAAGCTGAGGAAGCCGCCGAAAACAAATCCTTGGAAGAAGCAGAAGAATTGCTCTTGGAAGCTGAAGCTCAAGAAGAGCGTGCTCGTCAAATTGAACAGCAAGCGAGACAGGCGTTGCAAGCAGCTGAAATAGCCGAAGCAGAGGCCAACCAGAGGCTGATAGAAGCTGAGAGGAAGGAACAGCTAGCTTTGGCTAGAATACACCACCCGAGGGGACACTTGGCTCCACAGACCGTAACAGCGACTTCAACTGCTGAAGCTACAGCAGTCACGCAAACAACATCCGGTGCTCCCGTGCCTGTGCCAGCTGCCCCAGTAGTGCCAGTAGTGCCAGCAGCCCCAGCAGTCCCACTAGCACCAGTGCCAGCCCCCGCAGCTATTGTAGCAGCACCAGCACCAGTAGACTACGTCGGATCTCCAGTGTACTTCAACTCAGCACCTGACGCGTATAATGCAGCTCCAGTTTCAGAGTATTCTGAAGTTCCACAAGGACCAGTAGCTACAACCTCATACATATCAGAGGCATCTGTTGCACCAGTCGCACCATTGGCACCAGCTCCAGTTGACCAGCAGTACGCTTCAGCCACGTCATCATCTGTGGCACAAACCTCACAAGGACCAGCGTTGGCTCCAACCTCAGCTGGAGTTGCTCAAGCCACTGCCTCGGCCGCGTCAGCAGTTACTGTCGCCACCCAACAG GAACAGCAAGCCAACGCAGCATTCGCGCAAGCAAGGGCTGTAGTGCAGCAAGCATACAACAACTACGCTCAAGCTCAAGTGGCTCTTCAGCAAGCTCAGACTCAGGCTATCGCCGCTGCGCAGGCTGCTCAAGGACCCAATGGCAACGCAGCCGCAGCATTCGCCGCCGCTCAGGCCGCTCAAGTCGCTCAGAGCCAGTTCAACGATGCCGCCGTTCAG CTCCAACAAGCCGAAGAAGCGTACGCCCAAGCCCAAGCCGCCCAACAACAGGCCGCCCAGTCCGCTGCCGCCGCCCTCGCTGCCCAGCAGCAGGCGCAGGCGCTCGCCGCCAGCGAGGCCGCCGCCGAGCAAGCCGCCGCcaacgccgccgccgccgcttctGCACAG GCCGTAGCAAACAACAACGCCGCACAAGCACAGGCAGCAGccaccgccaccgccgccgcggccACCAACGCAGCCAACGCCGTCACCGCAGCCAACGCTGCTAATGAGCAAGCTAACGCTAACGCAGCGGCTGCCGCAAGCGCCGTCGCAGCTCAACAGCAAAACCTGAGCCAAGCTCAAGCCGCCGTCGTTGCGTCAACCCAGCAAGCCCAAGCCATCGCCACCGCTGCAGCAGCATCACAAGCGCAACAGCAAGCCGCCGTGGCCGCAGCTCAACAAGCTGTCTCTACCGCAGCAGCCGGAGTTAACGCTGCTGGTACACAG ttgaACCAAGCCAACGCCGGTCTTTCGGCAGCATTAGCCCAAGTGAGACAAGCGCAAGCAGCATTGCAGCAAGCACAACAAGCCGCCCAGCAAGCCAAcgccgacgccgccgccgccgccgccaccaacAGTCAAGCCGCAGCTCTTGCCGCCGACCAAGCTGCGCAGAATGCCGCTTACGGTGTCTACGTTGCTCAAAATCAG TTGCAACAAGCCGAGCAAGCATACCAAGCAGCATTGGCAGCTCAGCAGCAAGCCACGGCCGTAGCGCAGGCCGCGCAGTCCGCCCAGCAGCAAGCCGCCAGCCAAGCAGCCGCGGCTCAGTCTGCTGCAACAGCACAG GCACAACAAGTCGCCTTAGCTCAAGCTGcggcagaagttgctcaagaACAGGCTACTGCTCAAGCTGCATCTGCAGCAGCAGCTAACCAACAAGCTGTTGCAAACGCACAGGCAGCCGCCAGCGCTCAGATTCAAGCCGCTAATGCTCAAGCTGAAGCCAGTGCTCAAGCTGTAGCTGCTGCTAACCAAGCCGCAACCACTCAAGCCGCAGTCAATGCAGCCAACGCAGCAAATGCAGCGGACGCCGCCGCTGCTGCACAAGCAGCAGCCGCTGCTCAAGCAGCTAACATTCAAGCCACAACCAACGCTCAAGCAGCCGCTATTGCTCAAGCCGCAATCGATGCCGCTAACGCAGCTAACGCAGCCAACGCAGCCAACGCAGCCAACGCAGCCAACGCAGCCAACGCAGCCAACGCAGCCAACGCAGCCAACGCAGCCAGCGCAGCCAACGCAGCCAACGCAGCCAACGCAGCCAATGCAGCTAGCGCAGCCAATGCAGCTAGCGCAGCCAACGCAGCCAACGCAGCCAACGCAGCCAACGCAATTAACGCAGCAAACGCCCAAACTGCAGCTAACGCTCAAGCAGCCAACGCTCAAGCGGCAGCCACTGCTGAAGCAAACGCCGAAGCAGCTGCATTGGCATCTGCCACGTCTGCATTCCCTGGATTACTCCAATTTCTGCAAAGCCTTGGATATGGTCCGGCATCAGCACCAggctcactagttttgccaagttTACCAGCGGCACCGGTGGTTGCACCCACTTCATCTGCTGCTACATCAATATCATCTGCAACTGCTCCAGGCTACCCCGGTGCTCCAGTTTCTGCGTCTACTACATCTAAATCAACATCTTTGACCAGTGCACCTGCTGGCCCAGGCGCACCTGCTGCCCCAGGTGCACCTGCTGCCCCAGGAGCACCAGTGACTACATCTACTGCAACTACATCAACATCTACAACCAGTGTTGCCCCAGTAGCAGGAGTTGCCCCAGTAGCAGGAGTTGCCCCAGGAGCAGGAGTTGCCCCAGTAGCAGGAGTTGCCCCAGTAGCAGGAGTTGCCCCAGTAGCAGGAGTAGCCCCAGGAGCAGGAGTTGCCCCAGGAGCAGGAGTTGCCCCAGTAGCAGGAGTAGCCCCAGGAGCAGGAGTTGCCCCAGGAGCAGGAGTTGCCCCAGTAGCAGGAGTTGCCCCAGGTGGCTCGTCTGCAGCCGTAGCTGCAAGCTCCGCTGCCATCGCTGCCGCTATTGCACAG GAAAATAATGCTGCTCAAGTGCTGGCCCAAGCTGAAGCTAACGAACAGCAAGCTCAAGCAGTTTACCAAGCCGCTATCACTGCTCTTCACCAAGCCCAAGCGGCAGCGCAAGCCGCATTCGCCGCCACCCAGCAGCCGAATGGAACAGCAGACATCACTGCTCTGAACGCTGCTCTTCAAGCTATTCAAACTGCCAACAACAATGTCAACAATGCTTCAGTACAG TTACATCAAGCACACCAAGCCTTAGCCCAGGCTCGCGTTGTGCAACGTCAAGCACAAACTGCTGTGATGAACGCTGTGTCCCTGCAAAAGCAAGCCGAACACAAGGCCGCGGCATCCCAAgctgctgccgccgccgccgctaccGCAGCCAGCCAGCaagccgccgccaccgccaccGCTCAAGCCCAAGCCGCACAGGCTCAAGCTCAAGCAGCTGCACAAGCTAACGCGGCAGCTCAg GCCGAGCAAATCGCCCAAGCTGATGCACAAGCCACAGCAGCTACTCTGGCGGCTGAACAGAACGCCGCTGCTGCTGCCACCGCTAACACCTCAGCCTCCGCTGGTGGTCTACAAGGATTCTTGGACTACCTTCAATCACTAGGATTCGGCGGATCAGCTGGAGCCAATGCTGCGGCCGGAACTGCCACAAGTCAGGGTACAGCGGGAGCGCCAGGATCACTGGGTGGTCTCTACGGAACCCAAGGCGCACCAGGAACCGTTCTTGGAGCGAATGGATTGGGAGGTGTTAACGGATTGGGAGGTGTTAACGGATTGGGCGGTGTAGgaggaccaaacggattgggAGGCGTTGGAGGAACTAACGGGTTAGGAGGCGTTGGAGCAGCTAACGGATTGGGAGGCCTTGGAAACGTTAATGGACTGGGAGGCTCTGGAGGTCTTGCAGGCCTTAATGGATTGGGAGGCGTTTCAGGGGTTAATGGATTGGGAAGCCTTTTAGGCCTTAACGGATTGGGAGGCGTTGGAGGAGCAAATGGATTGACAGGCGTTGTAGGAGCTAATGGCTTGGGAGGCCTTGGAGGCATTAATGCTGCATTAGGATTGACTGGCGGAGTAAATGGTGCATTGGAAAATATTGGAGGGTTGAACGCTGGAGGAGAATTGTCAGCCCTTGCAGGATTAAACCTTGGCGGTGTTGGTCTTGATGGCCTTAGCGGCATTGCAGGACTTGATGGTCTTACAGACCTTGTTGGCTTGGGAGGAGCTAATGATCTTTCAGGCCTTGGAAACCAAGGAGGAGTTAATGGTCTTGCCGGCCTTTTAGGCCTGAGTGCTAACGGAGCAAATGGAGGTGCTTTAACAATTGGAGCATTGGGTGGTGCGGCTGGTGGCCAGAATGTCCCGGTACCCACACAAACAGTTGCATCTCAAAGCACTGCAGGATCAACAGTTGTTTCTCAAGGACCAGGAGCGGTTGTTCCCGCAACAACAGGAGCAGCGCCTCTTGTAAATGATACACCAGCACAAGGAGGACTTTCAGGACTTTTGGCCTACTTGAGCTCATTGGGTCTACCGATCCCGGCATCATTGACCGCTGCAATTAACACATCTGGAGTAGCCCCTCTGCCTTTGACTCCAGCACCGGTCGCCCAGGGAGTTACCCCAGGAGTTACACCAGTACCAGTTGCCCCTGGAGCAACACCAGTACCTGTTTCCCCTGCTGTTTTACCAGTTCCTGGAATAGGACCAACATTTTTGAACCCTGGAGTTGCCCCAGCACCACCTGCCCCTGGTGCTTTACCCGTTCCTGGAACTGGACAAACATTTGTGAACCCTGGAGCACTTCCAGCACCTGTTGCCCCTGGAGTAGTCCCAGCACCACTTGCCCCTGTAGGAGCACCATTGCCACTTACCCAAGGAGTGGCTCCAGCACCAGTTGCCCCTGGACTAACCCCAGCACCAGTTGCCCCAGTAACAA GTACTTCAGCTACTTCAGCCTCGACTGTAACCTCAGCTGGACCAACCGGCATCAGCGcagccaccgccgccgccgccgcccaagTCAGGCAGGCTGTTGCagct GAACGCATAGCAGCAGCGCAAGTGGCGTCTGCCCAGGCCGTGGTCCGACAGGCCGCGGCGGCGTGCTCCGCGGCAGTGGTCGCAGCCCAGGCCGCCACCACCGCAGCAGCGCTTGAAGCAGCTCAAACCGGCTACATCACCGCTGTTGACCAG TATCACCAAGCCCAAACGAACCTGGCTCAGGCTCAAGCTACACTGCGTCAGGCAGCAGCAGCAGTCACAGCAGCAGTCACCAGTCAACTGCAAGCCTCAGCTCAGGCCTCAAGCGTAGCGCAAGCAGCAGCCAACGGAGCCGCCGCGGCCACCGCCATCCAGACCGACGCAGGGATCCAATCCAGCGTACAACAACTAGAGGCCAATGCGTCTGCTCAAGCCCAAGCAAGCGCCCAGCAAGCGGCTGCGGCAGCAACTGCTGAGGCGGCGGCAGAGACAGCTTTCGAACAGGCCACCGCGGCCGCTGCCGCCCAAGCAGCCGCCCAGAACGCAGCCAACCAAGCTGCAGCCAATGCCGCGGCCCAGGCCGCCACCACGGCCGCTGGACAGGCTGCCGTCGCACAAGCCCAGTCTACAGCTTCTGGACTATCTGCAGGAGGAGCTTACCCAGGAGTATCAGGAGCTTACACGGGAGCTCCAGGCACTTACGGAACAACACAAGGAGCTTACCCAGGAGCTGCAGGAGCTCTCGCTGGAGCAAACGCATACACCAGCTCTGTGCCCAGTGCATTCCCGGGAGCGGCCGTGCCCGGTGCACCTGCCCTCGCACCAGGAGCAGTAGGCAATGACTACCCATCAATTCTACCTTCTTTCGATGAGTACTTCAACGGCGGCGCCGCGTCTCTCTACCCTGGAGCGGGCTACCCCGGTACCGCAGGGATCGGAGGAGCCGGCTACCCAGGCTACTCTCTATATCCTGGCTCTGCCTACCCTGGTGCCAACACTGCCGCTGGATCCGCATCCTCCGCAGCCACCACTACTGGAGCAGGCTACCCGGGAGCACCTGGTACCGCTACATCCGCCGCCACTACTGCTACCACTGTTGGTGCCCCTGGTGCGCCCGCTGGATCCCCAGGTTTTGCCTACCCAGGAGCTCCTGGTACCACTGCATCAACAGCCACTGCTGCTTCTGCTGCTGCCACTTCTGGAGCACCAGCAGGCTACCCAGGAGCACCAGCAGGCTACCCAGGAGCACCTGCCACAGCTGCATCCGCCGCCACTGCCACTACCACTTCTGGTGCCGGCTACACAGGACCAGCCTACCCTGGAGCGTCTACAGCCGCCGCTGGATCCACCGCCACCACTAGTGCTGGTTACCCAGGAGCCGGAAGTGCTTATGCTTCTGCAAACTCATCTGCTGCAAGTCAGACCACTTCAG GTGTACCTCAGGTCTCATACGGATTATCAG AGTCACCTGAACAATGTACTTTGGTTATCATCAAGACTTGCAATACAG TAACCAACGCTGACGGAACACAGAATACTCAATGCACCACCAGAACCG aaCCGATCGGCGCCTGA